A region from the Triticum aestivum cultivar Chinese Spring chromosome 3D, IWGSC CS RefSeq v2.1, whole genome shotgun sequence genome encodes:
- the LOC123076710 gene encoding cellulose synthase-like protein H1, with translation MSSAMKLQERVIVPRTAWKLADIFILCLLFALLSCRVLSLGEGGAGAASVAALVCEAWFTFVWILNMNIRWNPVRFHTYPENLSQRMDGLPAVDMLVTTADPELEPPLMTVNTVLSLLAMDYPDVDKLACYVSDDGCSPVTCYALHEAARFAGLWVPFCKRHGVGVRAPFMYFASRPEPELAGDNFSDEWTFIKSEYDKLVSRIESADEGSLLRDDDAGEFTEFMEAKRGDHPGIVKVLWDNSKSSRTGEGFPNLVYVSREKSRKHDHHYKAGAMNVLARVSAVMTNAPIILNVDCDMFVNNSQVVLHAMCLLLGFDDETCSGFVQVPQRFYGKLKDDPFGNQMEVLREKLFGGLAGLQGIYYLGMGCFHRRKIIYGVAPSSSAAIKHEREGSRSYEDLRTKFGASVELVESARNIYSGEIPPSPMIDISSRIQVAKQVSSCNYETDTHWGQEIGWSYGSMAEDILTGQRIHSSGWKSTLLDTNPPAFLGCAPTGGPASLTQYKRWATGLLEILLGQNSPIMATVFKRLQFRQSLAYLVFYVWSMRAPFELCYALLGPFCLFRNQSFLLKASNHGFSIQLALFLSYNIYNFVEYMECGLSARTWWNNMRMQRIVSISSWLLDFLSVVLKTIGLSKTVFEVTRKDKSTSDGDPSTHETDLGWFTFDSSPVFILVTTVAILNIATIAIGVWRHAIFWMITGNHDCQNIGELCVLDG, from the exons ATGAGCAGCGCCATGAAGCTGCAGGAGAGGGTCATCGTGCCGAGGACGGCATGGAAGCTTGCCGACATCTTCATCCTCTGCCTCCTCTTCGCCCTCCTGTCCTGCCGTGTGCTGTCCCTAGGAGAGGGCGGCGCCGGTGCCGCCTCGGTGGCCGCGCTCGTCTGCGAGGCATGGTTCACCTTTGTGTGGATCCTCAACATGAACATCAGGTGGAACCCCGTTCGGTTCCACACCTACCCTGAAAACCTCTCACAAAG GATGGACGGGCTCCCGGCGGTGGACATGTTGGTGACCACCGCGGACCCGGAGCTGGAGCCGCCGCTGATGACGGTGAACACGGTTCTCTCCTTGCTCGCCATGGACTATCCGGACGTCGACAAGCTCGCGTGCTACGTCTCCGATGACGGCTGCTCGCCGGTAACGTGCTACGCGCTGCACGAGGCCGCCCGGTTCGCGGGGCTGTGGGTGCCCTTCTGCAAGAGGCACGGCGTGGGAGTGAGGGCCCCTTTCATGTACTTCGCTTCCAGACCGGAACCTGAGCTCGCCGGCGACAACTTCTCCGACGAATGGACCTTCATCAAG AGCGAGTATGACAAGTTAGTCAGCCGGATTGAGAGCGCGGACGAGGGGTCTCTTCTCCGGGACGATGACGCCGGCGAGTTCACGGAGTTCATGGAGGCCAAGCGCGGGGACCATCCTGGCATCGTTAAG GTTCTTTGGGACAACAGCAAAAGCAGCAGGACAGGGGAAGGTTTCCCAAATCTTGTGTACGTTTCAAGAGAGAAGAGCCGCAAACATGACCACCACTACAAAGCCGGCGCCATGAATGTTCTG GCAAGGGTGTCTGCCGTGATGACAAACGCGCCCATCATACTGAACGTGGACTGCGACATGTTCGTCAACaactcacaggtcgtcctgcacgCCATGTGCCTCCTGCTGGGGTTCGACGACGAGACCTGCAGCGGCTTCGTCCAGGTGCCGCAGAGATTCTACGGCAAACTCAAGGACGATCCTTTTGGTAATCAGATGGAGGTTCTACGTGAG AAACTTTTCGGTGGACTCGCTGGACTCCAGGGCATCTATTACCTTGGGATGGGCTGCTTTCACCGTAGGAAAATTATTTACGGTGTGGCACCATCTTCATCTGCGGCCATCAAGCATGAAAGAGAAG GTTCACGGTCCTACGAGGATCTGCGGACCAAGTTTGGAGCTTCAGTGGAACTGGTCGAGTCAGCCAGGAACATATATTCCGGAGAAATACCGCCAAGTCCAATGATCGACATATCGAGTCGCATCCAAGTGGCAAAACAAGTGTCCAGCTGCAACTATGAGACGGACACACATTGGGGTCAGGAG ATTGGTTGGTCCTATGGGTCAATGGCAGAAGACATTTTGACCGGCCAGCGCATCCATTCATCAGGTTGGAAATCCACGCTGCTGGACACTAACCCACCAGCATTCTTGGGATGCGCTCCTACAGGAGGACCAGCCAGCCTTACCCAGTATAAGAGATGGGCAACTGGCCTTCTAGAAATACTCCTCGGGCAGAATAGCCCAATCATGGCCACCGTCTTCAAGCGCCTTCAGTTCCGGCAGTCCCTTGCATACCTAGTGTTCTACGTCTGGTCCATGAGGGCACCTTTCGAGCTATGCTATGCACTATTAGGACCTTTCTGTCTCTTCAGAAACCAATCCTTCCTTCTCAAG GCATCAAACCATGGTTTCAGCATTCAACTAGCCCTATTCTTGTCCTACAACATATACAACTTTGTGGAGTACATGGAATGCGGACTCTCGGCGCGGACTTGGTGGAACAACATGAGGATGCAACGCATCGTATCAATCTCCTCTTGGCTCCTTGATTTCCTTAGTGTGGTCCTCAAAACAATCGGCCTCTCCAAAACTGTGTTTGAGGTCACCCGTAAGGACAAAAGCACATCAGATGGTGATCCCAGCACCCATGAGACTGATCTAGGGTGGTTCACCTTTGACTCTTCACCAGTGTTCATCCTAGTGACGACAGTTGCAATCTTGAACATTGCCACAATTGCTATCGGGGTATGGCGTCATGCCATTTTTTGGATGATAACAGGAAATCATGATTGCCAAAATATTGGAGAATTATGTGTTTTGGATGGATGA